Proteins from a single region of Massilibacterium senegalense:
- a CDS encoding bifunctional metallophosphatase/5'-nucleotidase has translation MTKKEIVILQTSDIHGVIFPYHYADLTERDWGLGKIATLIEQQRRNHEHVLLIDNGDVSQGTPLMYHHVKQKTCSQHPIVKTMNALNYDACILGNHEFNYGMNVLHEMEHEAHFPFLSCNILNKETSEPYFGKPYIIKQIADIKVCILGATTHFIPNWENPKHIEALSFKNAKKALEEWVDFIHHHEQPDVMIVSYHGGFEASLDDYEPEEECNGENQGIEICRSIFGIDVLLTGHQHRKIAGKIVNGVIVVQPGSKGEQLGKVTIELTKQQNQWIITNKQSELLSVENVQASASLLSLVQKEENDTQKWLDTPIGNVQGSMRIDHPFQTRLKEHPFIEFINRVQMEVAEVDISCTALFDNEAKGLSNHVTMREIVSNYIYPNSLKVVSISGSIMRAALERSASYFTDKNGQIKVSNEFLYPKPQHYNYDMWEGVDYVIDVTKPVGQRITSLMYKGKPVEMNQHYKVVMNNYRAVGGGSYFMFHYATPIRDIPIDMTELIANYFEKHPDVQATTNQNWKVITGLRTKENSQK, from the coding sequence TTGACAAAAAAAGAAATTGTTATTTTACAAACAAGTGATATTCATGGTGTTATTTTTCCATATCATTATGCTGATTTAACAGAACGGGATTGGGGTTTAGGAAAAATTGCAACGCTTATCGAACAACAACGGCGTAATCATGAGCATGTGTTATTAATTGATAACGGGGATGTTTCGCAAGGAACTCCGTTAATGTACCATCATGTCAAACAAAAAACATGCTCACAACATCCCATTGTGAAAACAATGAATGCATTAAACTATGATGCTTGTATTTTAGGGAATCATGAATTTAATTATGGGATGAACGTTCTTCATGAAATGGAGCATGAAGCTCATTTTCCTTTTCTTTCTTGTAATATTTTAAACAAAGAAACAAGTGAACCTTATTTCGGAAAACCTTATATAATCAAACAAATAGCAGACATAAAAGTGTGTATTTTAGGAGCAACTACCCATTTTATTCCGAACTGGGAAAACCCAAAGCATATTGAAGCATTATCTTTTAAAAATGCAAAAAAAGCATTAGAAGAATGGGTGGACTTCATTCACCATCATGAACAGCCAGACGTGATGATTGTTTCTTATCATGGCGGATTTGAAGCTTCCTTAGATGATTATGAACCAGAAGAAGAATGTAACGGAGAAAATCAAGGAATAGAAATTTGCCGTTCTATTTTCGGAATTGACGTATTGTTAACGGGACATCAACATCGAAAAATTGCCGGGAAAATAGTGAATGGGGTCATCGTTGTGCAACCTGGAAGTAAAGGAGAGCAATTAGGAAAAGTAACGATTGAACTCACAAAACAACAAAATCAATGGATTATTACGAATAAACAAAGTGAACTTCTTAGTGTCGAAAATGTCCAAGCTTCTGCATCCCTTTTATCGCTTGTACAAAAAGAAGAAAATGATACACAAAAATGGCTTGATACGCCAATTGGCAACGTACAAGGTTCGATGCGGATTGACCACCCATTTCAAACTCGTTTAAAAGAACACCCATTCATTGAATTTATTAACCGTGTGCAAATGGAAGTAGCAGAGGTCGACATTTCCTGTACCGCCCTATTTGATAATGAAGCAAAAGGACTCTCTAATCACGTGACAATGCGTGAAATTGTATCCAATTATATTTATCCAAACTCATTAAAAGTAGTATCAATCAGTGGTTCCATTATGAGAGCAGCCTTAGAACGGAGCGCTTCTTATTTTACGGATAAAAATGGGCAAATAAAAGTAAGCAATGAATTTTTATATCCTAAACCGCAACACTACAACTATGACATGTGGGAAGGGGTTGATTATGTCATTGACGTGACGAAACCAGTAGGGCAACGAATTACGTCTCTTATGTATAAAGGAAAACCAGTGGAAATGAATCAACACTATAAAGTCGTTATGAATAATTACCGAGCAGTCGGTGGTGGAAGTTATTTTATGTTCCATTATGCAACACCTATTCGAGATATCCCAATCGACATGACGGAATTAATTGCAAATTATTTTGAAAAACACCCAGATGTCCAAGCAACAACGAATCAAAACTGGAAAGTAATCACTGGCTTACGGACTAAAGAAAATAGTCAAAAATAA
- a CDS encoding PspC domain-containing protein translates to MKKLYRSEENRMLAGICGGLGDYLNIDPTILRIALVALMFATGFLPILLAYVLGVAIVPTKSEIK, encoded by the coding sequence ATGAAAAAATTATATCGTTCAGAAGAAAATCGAATGTTAGCAGGGATTTGTGGTGGATTAGGTGATTATTTAAATATCGACCCTACGATTCTTCGAATTGCCTTAGTTGCTTTGATGTTTGCTACTGGCTTTCTCCCTATTTTACTAGCATATGTGCTTGGTGTAGCGATTGTGCCAACAAAAAGTGAAATAAAATAA
- a CDS encoding ATP-binding protein encodes MTDDILMKRALSVEMLRTICEENEFPFETTKDFTETHEEIIGQQRAVAAMDFGLAVRQEGYNLFVVGPSGTGRTTFTMNKINHLAKTESIPSDWCYVYNFDNPDRPLAIPLKAGEGHIFQEEVTNLLKDIEREVRRVFTGDEYEHKRREILKQYEEESEELWTNLENFARDKNFMIERTPAGINSYPLQLGGRPLSQQEYQALPEKIKETLKQRGKDIEKEVEKTIREIQKIEREAKKTFDQFQKETAEYSVNHLFEPLLLKYESEQKVIQYLQDYKKDVILHYDLFLKKEEDAPNLLALLATKSTDDLKRYEVNVLVDHRKQEGAPVMYEANPIYNNLLGKIEYKGTLGNWVTDFTHIKPGAFHQSNGGYLIIQAMELLRNPYAWDVLKRALKTGVIQIESMIEDRSAIATTGLKPEPIPFNTKVILIGPPHLYNALSMWDEDFHKLFKVKVEFDIEMERNKEHYQKMASFVKNYSEQQNLLPFHRRALAQIVDYSTRLVSDQRKLSTRFQEITKVLVESSYWAQKENAPYVDKEHISKALQEQRHRSNRIDEKIREMIADGSIMVDTIGERVGQINGLAVVGGFDYAFGVPSRITAQTYVGPRGIINIERETALSGEIHSKGLMILSGYLSGTFAQNKPLPLSASITFEQTYNMVDGDSASSTELYVLLSSLAKAPIRQGIAVTGSVNQWGEIQPIGGVNEKIEGYFYVCKQKGLTGEQGVIIPHQNIRNLMLNDDVIEAVKQGLFHIYSVKNVSEGIEILTGLKAGAEKVQEGIFEKDTIYGRVAERLNKMYKSAIISESDKQKNIKKEAEKVDTNDLPTIDKK; translated from the coding sequence ATGACGGATGATATCTTAATGAAACGAGCATTATCAGTAGAAATGTTACGAACTATTTGTGAAGAAAATGAATTTCCATTTGAAACAACAAAAGACTTTACAGAAACACATGAGGAAATTATCGGCCAACAACGAGCGGTAGCAGCGATGGACTTTGGGCTTGCTGTTCGTCAAGAAGGCTATAATTTATTTGTCGTAGGGCCATCTGGAACAGGTAGAACAACATTTACAATGAATAAAATCAATCATTTAGCAAAAACAGAATCGATTCCAAGTGATTGGTGTTATGTATATAATTTTGACAATCCAGACCGTCCTTTAGCGATTCCGTTAAAAGCGGGGGAAGGTCATATTTTTCAAGAAGAAGTAACAAATTTATTGAAAGATATTGAGCGGGAAGTTCGTCGTGTGTTCACTGGGGATGAGTATGAACATAAACGTCGGGAAATTTTAAAACAATATGAAGAAGAATCAGAAGAATTATGGACCAATCTAGAAAACTTTGCCCGTGATAAAAATTTTATGATTGAAAGAACACCTGCTGGGATTAACTCGTATCCATTACAATTAGGAGGACGTCCTTTAAGTCAACAAGAATACCAAGCACTACCAGAAAAAATAAAGGAAACATTAAAGCAACGTGGCAAAGATATCGAAAAAGAAGTGGAAAAAACGATTCGCGAAATACAAAAAATTGAACGCGAAGCGAAAAAAACGTTTGACCAATTCCAAAAAGAGACGGCAGAGTATTCGGTTAATCACTTATTTGAACCACTTCTTTTAAAATATGAATCCGAACAAAAAGTGATTCAATACTTACAAGATTACAAAAAAGACGTCATTTTACATTATGATTTGTTTCTTAAAAAAGAAGAGGATGCGCCGAATTTATTAGCACTTCTTGCGACAAAATCGACCGATGATTTAAAACGGTATGAAGTAAACGTATTAGTCGATCATCGAAAACAAGAAGGAGCACCCGTCATGTATGAAGCGAATCCTATTTATAATAACTTACTAGGAAAAATTGAGTATAAAGGAACGCTAGGTAACTGGGTAACTGATTTTACGCACATTAAGCCAGGTGCTTTTCATCAATCGAATGGCGGTTATTTAATTATTCAAGCAATGGAACTTTTACGAAATCCATATGCATGGGATGTGTTAAAACGTGCATTAAAAACAGGAGTAATTCAAATAGAGAGCATGATAGAAGATCGCAGTGCGATTGCAACGACAGGATTAAAACCAGAACCAATTCCATTTAATACAAAAGTTATTTTAATCGGTCCTCCGCATTTATACAATGCGTTATCGATGTGGGATGAAGATTTCCATAAATTATTTAAAGTAAAAGTAGAATTTGATATCGAAATGGAACGGAATAAAGAACACTATCAGAAAATGGCTTCTTTCGTAAAAAATTATTCCGAACAACAAAATCTTTTACCATTCCATCGCCGTGCGTTAGCCCAAATTGTAGATTATAGTACCCGTCTTGTATCGGATCAACGGAAACTTTCTACAAGATTTCAAGAGATTACGAAAGTATTAGTGGAATCCAGTTATTGGGCGCAAAAGGAAAATGCTCCTTATGTGGATAAAGAGCATATTTCAAAAGCATTGCAAGAACAACGCCATCGCTCGAATCGGATAGACGAAAAAATTCGTGAAATGATTGCGGACGGTAGTATTATGGTGGATACAATTGGTGAAAGAGTGGGGCAAATTAACGGCTTAGCAGTCGTTGGTGGATTTGATTATGCCTTTGGTGTCCCAAGTAGAATTACGGCTCAAACATATGTTGGTCCACGCGGGATTATTAATATTGAGCGGGAAACAGCATTGAGTGGAGAAATTCATTCCAAAGGGCTAATGATTTTAAGTGGTTATTTATCGGGAACATTTGCACAAAACAAACCATTGCCTTTATCTGCAAGTATTACATTTGAACAAACATATAACATGGTAGATGGTGACAGTGCTTCAAGTACGGAATTGTATGTCTTATTATCTTCCCTTGCAAAAGCGCCAATTCGTCAAGGAATTGCAGTTACCGGGAGTGTTAACCAATGGGGTGAAATTCAACCAATTGGCGGAGTAAATGAAAAAATCGAAGGCTATTTTTATGTTTGTAAACAAAAAGGATTAACGGGAGAACAAGGTGTTATTATTCCGCATCAAAATATCCGTAATTTAATGTTAAATGATGACGTCATAGAAGCAGTAAAACAAGGACTTTTTCACATTTATTCTGTGAAAAATGTATCGGAAGGTATTGAAATTTTAACAGGTTTAAAAGCAGGTGCGGAAAAAGTCCAAGAAGGTATTTTTGAAAAAGATACGATTTATGGACGCGTGGCTGAACGGTTAAATAAAATGTACAAATCTGCGATTATTAGTGAATCAGATAAACAAAAAAATATTAAAAAAGAAGCGGAAAAAGTCGATACAAATGACTTACCGACAATCGATAAAAAATAA
- a CDS encoding response regulator, which yields MSSVLIVDEGKFSRLSLSHILTRAGYHIVGEANTGTDALDVYKKTHPNIVMIHSNLESIRLIKEYDPDANVIMYQKEGQEHLMMKGFSLGVKDFVMKPFSNEEVIETVQKFVQ from the coding sequence TTGTCTAGCGTTTTAATTGTTGATGAAGGCAAGTTTTCACGCTTATCCCTTTCTCACATCTTAACGAGAGCGGGATATCATATTGTCGGAGAAGCAAACACTGGCACAGATGCACTCGATGTTTACAAAAAAACACATCCAAACATAGTCATGATTCATTCTAATCTTGAAAGCATTCGATTAATCAAAGAGTACGATCCAGATGCAAACGTCATTATGTATCAAAAAGAAGGACAAGAACATTTAATGATGAAAGGTTTTTCACTTGGTGTGAAAGATTTTGTAATGAAACCTTTTTCTAATGAAGAAGTGATTGAAACCGTACAAAAATTTGTCCAATAA
- a CDS encoding inositol monophosphatase family protein — MENLFAIRENVLAWVREAGVVLLEKVNGPLKIEEKSSDIDLVTDMDLWTESFLLEKIQSTYPTHTCITEETGKNQQVSDYVWIIDPIDGTTNYAHGFPFFAISIALQYKGETVLGVVYAPKLNECFHSIKGEGAYVNEQKLQVSAPKDVKKSLLATGFPYDRATAVDNNVDHFTHMMKRVQGIRRAGSAALDLCYVAKGTLDGYWEMKLKIWDIAAGALIVKEAGGQYQEKALATGFSVLASAPSIFHDLHAELHSIFE; from the coding sequence ATGGAGAATCTATTCGCGATACGAGAAAATGTGTTGGCATGGGTGCGAGAAGCTGGTGTTGTTTTGTTAGAGAAGGTAAATGGACCATTAAAGATAGAAGAAAAATCATCGGATATTGATTTAGTGACAGATATGGATCTTTGGACGGAATCTTTTTTGTTAGAAAAAATTCAATCGACGTACCCAACGCACACATGTATAACAGAAGAAACAGGTAAAAATCAACAAGTGTCTGATTATGTTTGGATTATCGATCCGATTGATGGAACGACGAACTATGCACACGGTTTTCCGTTTTTTGCAATTTCTATTGCCTTGCAATATAAAGGAGAAACGGTGCTTGGTGTCGTGTATGCACCAAAGTTGAATGAATGTTTTCATTCGATAAAAGGAGAAGGAGCTTACGTTAACGAACAAAAACTTCAAGTATCCGCTCCAAAAGATGTAAAAAAATCATTATTAGCAACAGGTTTTCCTTATGACCGGGCAACCGCAGTGGATAATAACGTGGATCATTTCACTCACATGATGAAGCGAGTACAAGGGATTCGTAGAGCCGGAAGTGCTGCATTAGATTTATGTTATGTGGCAAAAGGAACGTTAGATGGCTATTGGGAAATGAAATTAAAAATATGGGATATTGCAGCAGGTGCATTAATCGTAAAAGAAGCAGGGGGACAGTATCAAGAAAAAGCGTTAGCAACAGGATTTTCTGTGTTAGCAAGTGCTCCTTCTATTTTTCATGATTTGCATGCGGAACTACATTCTATTTTTGAGTAA
- a CDS encoding HU family DNA-binding protein → MNKTELIHQVTEQVHLSKKDVTEVVDAVLQTITEALRNGETIQLVGFGSFEVRSRAARKGRNPKTGEVIQIEASKVPAFKPGKLLKEVVKA, encoded by the coding sequence ATGAATAAAACAGAATTAATTCATCAAGTAACCGAACAAGTTCACTTATCTAAAAAAGATGTGACAGAAGTAGTCGATGCAGTTCTTCAAACGATTACAGAAGCGTTACGTAACGGAGAAACGATTCAACTTGTCGGGTTTGGTAGTTTTGAAGTTCGTTCTCGAGCGGCACGAAAAGGACGTAATCCAAAAACTGGTGAAGTTATTCAAATCGAAGCAAGTAAAGTCCCAGCTTTTAAGCCTGGGAAACTATTAAAAGAAGTCGTAAAAGCATAA
- the mscL gene encoding large conductance mechanosensitive channel protein MscL: MWKEFKEFITRGNVIDLAVGVIIGAAFGKIVNSLVEDIIMPPIGLLLGKVDFTNLFITLSGEHYNTLAEAKKAGAATINYGQFINTIVNFLIIALCIFIVIKQVNHLKKEEPKAAPTTKECPHCYSEISIKATRCPNCTSILTENSNEPVKR, translated from the coding sequence ATGTGGAAAGAGTTCAAAGAGTTTATAACCCGCGGAAATGTCATTGATTTGGCGGTCGGGGTCATTATTGGAGCGGCATTTGGAAAAATCGTCAATTCCTTAGTAGAAGACATTATCATGCCGCCAATAGGATTATTACTAGGAAAAGTAGATTTTACAAACTTATTTATTACGTTATCGGGAGAACATTACAATACGCTTGCAGAAGCGAAAAAAGCAGGAGCAGCAACGATTAATTATGGGCAATTTATTAATACGATTGTGAACTTTCTAATTATCGCGCTTTGTATTTTTATTGTAATTAAACAAGTGAACCATTTAAAAAAAGAAGAACCAAAAGCAGCACCGACAACGAAAGAATGTCCGCATTGTTATTCTGAAATCTCCATAAAAGCAACGCGTTGTCCGAACTGTACGTCTATTTTAACGGAAAATTCAAACGAACCTGTAAAAAGATAA
- a CDS encoding HAD family hydrolase encodes MIKAMILDFDGLIIDTESTWYRAFYDVLSSYDIPFTESEFSQFIGAHEHHFFQYLHKKVGHLVDDERIKMEAYEKHRELMKTQPLRDGVLDYLQEAKEDGLKIGLATSSSIDWVSNFLQPFQIDHYFEVMMTRENVTNIKPHPDLYVKAVKRLGVHPTEAIAFEDSVNGAKAAKNAGVKCVIVPNETTKHLTFPPVDLRINSMKDLSLKEVIAKVN; translated from the coding sequence ATGATTAAAGCGATGATTTTAGACTTTGACGGTTTAATTATTGATACAGAATCGACTTGGTATCGTGCTTTTTATGATGTACTATCGTCTTACGATATTCCTTTTACCGAGTCGGAGTTTTCACAATTTATCGGAGCACATGAACATCACTTTTTTCAATATTTACACAAAAAAGTTGGCCATCTCGTTGATGATGAACGAATCAAAATGGAAGCATATGAAAAGCACCGAGAATTAATGAAAACACAGCCACTGCGCGATGGTGTACTAGATTATTTGCAAGAAGCAAAAGAAGATGGCTTAAAAATTGGACTAGCTACAAGCTCTTCGATTGATTGGGTTTCGAACTTTTTACAACCGTTTCAAATTGATCATTACTTTGAAGTCATGATGACGAGAGAAAATGTGACCAACATTAAACCACATCCAGATTTGTATGTAAAAGCTGTCAAACGTCTTGGGGTACATCCAACGGAAGCAATCGCTTTTGAAGATTCCGTAAACGGAGCAAAAGCAGCTAAAAATGCTGGTGTTAAATGCGTCATCGTTCCAAACGAAACAACGAAACATTTAACATTCCCGCCTGTTGATCTACGGATAAATAGCATGAAAGACTTATCACTGAAAGAAGTAATCGCCAAGGTAAACTAA
- a CDS encoding MFS transporter: protein MKEQKKERRWLTFFMWFFLLSTFGVGGGIFFLLLAVVPIEQWYTDRHWSQYRIDQTMKYYVFGWVIFGFFVSFLYYKFVLQKRRWKLGTVFLLSSILLCGAGLYYFLHTGSGLIQQSQGTVEEGERFTFGPYPEKEELARLKEEGYDGVITLLNPTLPIEQPLLEKEKKNASEAGITLHSLPMLPWVGDNSKSIDEVKKMIKQDDKKYYVHCYLGRHRVDVIKQVINQELDQSYKILFLQPTTFERGNLYHFNNQTVLVGPYPTDEEWFTRIKRAEVKEVVSLLREDHADWIEKEKQVTAEMNMTFTPIPLSKEPTLEEIKQVADYVQSLDHKVFIHGFFNPKENESIEAYLSWGKTLQRANYLTLESGDYRKIGEKVIIGYAPTERDKATLANVGIESYVTMEDESNLSLYKQVQAVKEAKQLTYFIVNNPETMNRLAQMTTGVFYGSMTRGTEFENITLTQGPFIREERNLVIGPMLTAEEYNSFAVSKGVAQIIYLYSSSLASDDKIEEVKRLAKKHHIPIHVIPMHKGYEEKLVPLLNNENGLNYLMTDAELMPTVKEFIKQF from the coding sequence TTGAAAGAACAAAAAAAAGAGCGTCGCTGGCTAACATTCTTCATGTGGTTTTTCCTTTTAAGTACATTTGGTGTTGGGGGAGGAATCTTTTTTCTTTTACTTGCTGTTGTCCCGATTGAACAATGGTATACAGATCGTCATTGGTCTCAATATCGAATCGATCAAACGATGAAGTATTACGTATTTGGCTGGGTTATTTTCGGATTTTTCGTTTCTTTTTTATATTACAAATTTGTGCTCCAAAAGAGACGCTGGAAGCTCGGAACTGTTTTTTTACTTAGTTCTATTCTTCTTTGTGGTGCCGGTCTTTATTACTTTTTACATACTGGTTCTGGATTAATTCAACAATCGCAAGGAACAGTGGAAGAAGGAGAACGGTTCACATTTGGACCATATCCAGAAAAAGAAGAGTTGGCACGATTAAAAGAAGAAGGATACGACGGGGTGATTACATTATTAAATCCGACGTTGCCAATTGAACAACCCCTTTTAGAAAAAGAAAAAAAGAATGCTAGTGAAGCAGGTATCACCCTTCATTCCTTACCGATGTTACCTTGGGTAGGTGATAACAGTAAGTCGATTGACGAAGTGAAAAAAATGATTAAACAAGATGATAAAAAATATTATGTTCATTGTTATTTAGGTCGTCACCGAGTAGATGTAATCAAACAAGTCATTAACCAAGAATTAGATCAATCATATAAAATCCTTTTCTTACAACCAACGACGTTTGAACGTGGTAATTTATATCACTTTAATAACCAAACAGTTTTAGTCGGCCCATATCCAACCGATGAAGAATGGTTTACTCGTATTAAACGGGCGGAAGTAAAAGAAGTGGTGTCGTTATTACGAGAAGACCATGCTGATTGGATTGAAAAAGAAAAACAAGTGACTGCTGAAATGAATATGACGTTTACTCCAATACCTCTTAGTAAGGAACCAACATTAGAGGAAATCAAACAAGTAGCAGATTATGTCCAATCACTCGATCATAAAGTGTTTATTCATGGATTTTTTAATCCGAAGGAAAACGAATCAATAGAAGCGTACTTAAGTTGGGGAAAAACATTGCAACGTGCAAACTATTTAACGCTTGAAAGTGGAGATTATCGAAAAATAGGCGAAAAGGTGATTATTGGGTATGCACCAACGGAACGAGATAAAGCGACGCTTGCCAATGTGGGAATAGAATCGTATGTAACGATGGAAGATGAGTCCAACCTTTCTTTATATAAGCAAGTACAAGCAGTAAAAGAAGCCAAACAATTAACGTATTTTATTGTCAACAATCCAGAAACAATGAACCGTTTGGCACAAATGACTACTGGGGTTTTTTACGGTTCAATGACACGTGGAACGGAATTTGAAAATATCACTCTTACACAAGGGCCTTTCATTCGAGAAGAACGAAATTTGGTGATTGGTCCGATGTTAACAGCGGAAGAATATAATTCGTTTGCCGTATCCAAAGGGGTAGCGCAAATCATCTATTTATATTCGTCTAGCCTTGCTTCAGATGACAAAATAGAAGAAGTGAAGCGATTAGCGAAGAAACATCATATTCCAATACATGTCATACCGATGCATAAAGGATATGAAGAAAAATTAGTACCTCTCTTAAATAATGAAAATGGATTAAACTATTTGATGACAGATGCAGAACTAATGCCAACTGTAAAAGAGTTTATTAAGCAATTTTAA
- a CDS encoding glycosyltransferase family 2 protein produces MVEIFANIIFLYTLIIIATVLILFFLSIRQVRTKYMMDQIEPYDEYLRSDSTKPISILVPAFNEETGIVSTIRSVLTVDYPTFEVIVINDGSTDQTLQSLIDAFDMKEVTYHYRKRLETKQVEKVYQSTIYTHLYLLDKQNGGKADALNAGMNASQYPYICSLDADSIIERNAFIKVMKPIIDSGDEIIGSGGSIRIANNCEIERGELKKVGLSSKLLVVHQVIEYLRDFLFGRIGFGSKNLLLIVSGAFGVFSKEYCMRIGGYRTNTIGEDMDLVVRLHRYVRDEKLKKKIVYIPEPVCWTEAPESVFILRKQRNRWHRGLMESLWYNKKMFLNPKYGKIGLISFPYYFFIELLGPIVEMIGYIIIILGPFLGGVYIQYSLILFIFILLLGSLLSMLAILLEEWSFRRYENIGDLYRLFFASMFESFWYRPLTTFFRVESFFQLVLKKRTWGEMKHKGVSSG; encoded by the coding sequence TTGGTAGAAATATTTGCTAATATTATTTTTTTATATACATTAATCATCATTGCTACTGTACTTATATTGTTTTTTCTTTCTATCCGACAAGTACGTACCAAATATATGATGGATCAAATAGAACCTTATGATGAATACTTACGGTCTGATTCTACGAAACCTATCTCTATTCTTGTTCCCGCTTTTAATGAAGAAACGGGGATTGTCAGTACAATTCGTTCGGTATTAACAGTTGATTATCCAACGTTCGAAGTGATTGTTATTAATGATGGGTCAACGGATCAAACATTACAAAGCTTAATTGATGCATTTGACATGAAAGAGGTTACCTATCATTACCGAAAACGACTTGAAACAAAACAAGTAGAAAAAGTCTACCAGTCTACTATTTATACGCATTTATACTTGCTTGATAAACAAAATGGGGGAAAAGCCGATGCGTTAAATGCTGGCATGAATGCTAGTCAGTATCCATATATTTGCTCGTTAGATGCCGATTCTATTATTGAACGAAATGCGTTTATTAAAGTAATGAAACCGATTATTGATAGTGGGGATGAAATAATTGGTAGTGGTGGTAGTATCCGAATTGCAAACAATTGTGAGATTGAACGTGGGGAATTAAAAAAAGTAGGATTAAGTTCGAAGTTACTTGTCGTTCATCAGGTCATCGAATATTTGCGAGACTTTTTATTTGGTCGAATCGGGTTCGGTTCGAAAAACTTATTATTAATTGTTTCTGGTGCATTTGGTGTGTTTTCCAAAGAATATTGTATGAGAATTGGTGGGTACCGAACCAATACAATTGGGGAAGATATGGACTTAGTCGTTCGGCTGCATCGATATGTGCGAGATGAAAAATTAAAGAAAAAAATTGTCTATATCCCTGAACCTGTTTGTTGGACAGAAGCACCAGAATCGGTGTTTATTTTACGGAAACAAAGAAATCGTTGGCATCGTGGATTAATGGAAAGCCTTTGGTACAATAAAAAAATGTTTTTAAATCCGAAGTATGGGAAAATAGGATTAATTAGTTTTCCTTATTATTTTTTTATTGAGTTACTTGGACCAATTGTTGAAATGATCGGATATATCATTATTATTTTAGGACCATTTTTAGGGGGGGTGTATATTCAATATTCACTGATCCTCTTTATCTTTATTTTATTATTAGGTTCTCTATTATCGATGTTAGCGATTTTACTAGAAGAGTGGAGCTTTCGTCGCTATGAAAATATCGGGGATTTGTATCGATTATTTTTTGCGAGTATGTTTGAGTCCTTTTGGTACCGTCCGTTAACGACGTTTTTTCGGGTAGAAAGTTTCTTTCAATTAGTGTTGAAAAAACGTACGTGGGGTGAAATGAAGCATAAAGGAGTTTCCAGTGGATGA